The following coding sequences are from one Eretmochelys imbricata isolate rEreImb1 chromosome 12, rEreImb1.hap1, whole genome shotgun sequence window:
- the ZNF319 gene encoding zinc finger protein 319, which produces MSESWQQQQPQPQQQQHHAGTAALPEHSIPSSTAENPLGCAVYGILLQPDPNPQHHQHPPIQAGEPSHKCGVCGHDLTHLSNPHEHQCLPGHDRSFQCTQCLKIFHQATDLLEHQCIQVEQKPFVCGVCKMGFSLLTSLAQHHNVHNGSAVKCSICEKTYKPPEAEPSQALDALEKPYSCSICQKTFKHLSELSRHERIHTGEKPYKCTLCDKSFSQSSHLVHHKRTHSSERPYKCTVCEKTFKHRSHLVRHMYAHSGEHLFKCSVCELHFKESSELLHHPCTPSGERPFRCGECHKSFKRPSDLRQHERTHSEERPFKCDLCQMSFKQQYALMRHRRTHKAEEPFKCNLCEKGFVQPSHLLYHQHVHGIENLFKCNVCQKGFNQSSELLRHKCVQNAERPFQCTVCSKSYKRASALQKHQLSHCAEKPLKCTLCERRFFSSSEFVQHRCDPAREKPLKCPDCEKRFKYASDLQRHRRVHTGEKPYKCPSCEKAFKQREHLNKHHGVHAREQQYKCMWCGERFLDLGLLQEHSVQHTAEGAYQVAACLP; this is translated from the coding sequence atGTCAGaaagctggcagcagcagcagccacaaccACAACAGCAACAACATCACGCCGGGACAGCAGCACTCCCAGAGCACTCGATCCCTTCGAGCACTGCTGAGAACCCTCTGGGTTGCGCTGTCTACGGCATCCTGCTCCAACCAGACCCCAATCCGCAGCATCACCAGCACCCTCCGATCCAGGCTGGGGAGCCATCCCACAAATGCGGTGTGTGCGGCCACGACCTTACTCACCTGTCCAACCCCCATGAGCACCAGTGCCTGCCAGGGCACGACCGCTCCTTCCAGTGCACTCAGTGTCTGAAGATCTTCCACCAGGCTACTGATCTACTCGAGCACCAGTGCATCCAGGTGGAGCAGAAGCCCTTCGTGTGTGGGGTCTGCAAGATGGGCTTCTCCCTGCTGACCTCCCTGGCGCAGCACCACAATGTCCACAACGGCAGCGCCGTGAAGTGCTCCATCTGTGAGAAGACCTACAAGCCGCCCGAGGCGGAGCCCTCCCAGGCCCTCGACGCGCTGGAGAAGCCCTACAGCTGCTCCATTTGCCAGAAGACCTTCAAACACCTGTCCGAGCTCTCGCGGCACGAGCGCATCCACACCGGAGAGAAACCTTACAAGTGCACCCTGTGCGACAAGAGCTTCAGTCAGTCCTCGCACCTGGTGCACCACAAGCGGACCCACAGCTCGGAGCGGCCGTACAAGTGCACGGTGTGCGAGAAGACCTTCAAGCACCGCTCGCACCTGGTGCGCCACATGTACGCTCACTCGGGCGAGCACCTCTTCAAGTGCAGCGTCTGCGAGCTGCACTTCAAGGAGTCCTCGGAGCTGCTGCACCACCCGTGCACGCCCAGCGGGGAGCGCCCCTTCCGCTGCGGcgagtgccacaagtccttcaaGCGCCCCTCCGACCTGCGGCAGCACGAGCGCACGCACAGCGAGGAGCGCCCCTTCAAGTGCGACCTCTGCCAGATGAGCTTCAAGCAGCAGTACGCGCTCATGCGCCACCGCCGCACCCACAAGGCGGAGGAGCCCTTCAAGTGCAACCTGTGCGAGAAGGGCTTCGTGCAGCCCTCGCACCTGCTCTATCACCAGCACGTGCACGGCATAGAGAACCTGTTCAAGTGCAACGTGTGCCAGAAGGGCTTCAACCAGTCCTCGGAGCTGCTGCGGCACAAGTGCGTGCAGAACGCCGAGCGGCCTTTCCAGTGCACCGTGTGCAGCAAGTCCTACAAGAGGGCCTCCGCCCTCCAGAAGCACCAGCTGTCGCACTGCGCCGAGAAGCCGCTCAAGTGCACGCTGTGCGAGAGACGCTTCTTCTCCTCCTCGGAGTTCGTGCAGCACCGCTGCGACCCGGCGCGCGAGAAGCCCCTCAAGTGCCCCGACTGCGAGAAGCGGTTCAAATACGCCTCGGACCTGCAGCGGCACCGGCGCGTGCACACGGGCGAGAAGCCCTACAAGTGCCCGTCGTGCGAGAAGGCCTTCAAGCAGCGCGAGCACCTCAACAAGCACCACGGCGTGCACGCCCGGGAGCAGCAGTACAAGTGCATGTGGTGCGGGGAGCGGTTCCTGGACTTGGGCTTGCTGCAGGAGCACAGCGTCCAGCACACCGCGGAGGGGGCCTACCAGGTGGCGGCCTGCTTGCCGTGA